The Anolis sagrei isolate rAnoSag1 chromosome Y, rAnoSag1.mat, whole genome shotgun sequence genome contains a region encoding:
- the LOC132782060 gene encoding transcription factor AP-4 isoform X1, protein MEYFVVPAPKVPPPPPPALQQQQHQPFRKSEKEVIGGLCSLANLPLTPETQRDQERRIRREIANSNERRRMQSINAGFQSLKTLIPHTDGEKLSKAAILQQTAEYIFSLEQEKTRLLQQNAQLKRFIQEFSGSSPKRRRAEDKDEGIGSPDIWEDEKAEDLRREMIELRQQLDKERSVRMMLEEQVRSLEAHMYPEKLKVIAQQVQLQQQQEQVRLLHQEKFERHHQSHGQLFPGQSPPAPTHHPSVIVPPPSHHVTVVTMGPSSVINAVSTSRQNLDTIVQAIQHIEGTQEKPLLGEEEEEEERRRRRAVIVARSGLDPSLSDTASDSEVAAEEEDTEEEEEEEEAMEHSKAPERRP, encoded by the exons aTGGAGTACTTCGTGGTCCCCGCGCCCAaggtgcctcctcctcctcctccggcgctGCAGCAGCAACAGCACCAGCCCTTCCGGAAGTCCGAGAAGGAGGTCATCGGGGGGCTCTGCAG CCTGGCCAACCTGCCCCTGACCCCTGAGACGCAGCGGGACCAGGAGCGGCGCATCCGGAGAGAGATCGCCAACAGCAATGAGCGCCGACGCATGCAAAGCATCAACGCGGGCTTCCAGTCCTTGAAGACCCTCATCCCACACACGGACGGGGAGAAGCTCAGCAAG GCAGCCATCCTCCAGCAAACCGCCGAGTACATCTTCTCTTTGGAGCAGGAGAAGACACGGCTGCTGCAGCAGAATGCACAGCTCAAGAGGTTCATCCAG GAATTCAGTGGCTCCTCACCGAAGCGGCGACGAGCGGAGGACAAGGACGAGGGCATCGGCTCCCCGGACATCTGGGAGGATGAGAAGGCCGAGGACCTGCGCCGGGAGATGATAGAGCTCCGGCAGCAGCTGGACAAAGAGCGTTCCGTCCGCATGATGCTGGAGGAGCAG GTGCGTTCCCTGGAGGCCCACATGTACCCAGAGAAGCTTAAGGTGATCGCCCAACAAGTgcagctgcagcagcagcaggagcaggtgAGGCTGCTGCACCAGGAGAAGTTTGAGCGGCATCATCAGAGCCACGGACAG CTCTTTCCGGGACAGAGCCCCCCGGCACCCACCCACCATCCCTCTGTGATTGTGCCCCCACCATCGCACCATGTGACAGTGGTCACCATGGGCCCCTCCTCCGTCATCAACGCGGTTTCCACCTCCCGACAGAACCTAGACACCATCGTGCAG GCCATCCAGCACATCGAGGGGACGCAGGAGAAGCCTCttctgggggaggaggaggaagaggaagagcggCGCCGGCGGAGGGCCGTAATCGTGGCCCGGTCTGGCTTGGACCCTTCCCTTTCAGACACGGCCTCTGACTCGGAAGTGGCAGCGGAGGAGGAAGAcaccgaggaggaggaagaggaggaggaggccatggAGCACAGCAAGGCCCCCGAGAGGAGGCcctga
- the LOC132782060 gene encoding transcription factor AP-4 isoform X2, which translates to MEYFVVPAPKVPPPPPPALQQQQHQPFRKSEKEVIGGLCSLANLPLTPETQRDQERRIRREIANSNERRRMQSINAGFQSLKTLIPHTDGEKLSKAAILQQTAEYIFSLEQEKTRLLQQNAQLKRFIQEFSGSSPKRRRAEDKDEGIGSPDIWEDEKAEDLRREMIELRQQLDKERSVRMMLEEQVRSLEAHMYPEKLKVIAQQVQLQQQQEQLFPGQSPPAPTHHPSVIVPPPSHHVTVVTMGPSSVINAVSTSRQNLDTIVQAIQHIEGTQEKPLLGEEEEEEERRRRRAVIVARSGLDPSLSDTASDSEVAAEEEDTEEEEEEEEAMEHSKAPERRP; encoded by the exons aTGGAGTACTTCGTGGTCCCCGCGCCCAaggtgcctcctcctcctcctccggcgctGCAGCAGCAACAGCACCAGCCCTTCCGGAAGTCCGAGAAGGAGGTCATCGGGGGGCTCTGCAG CCTGGCCAACCTGCCCCTGACCCCTGAGACGCAGCGGGACCAGGAGCGGCGCATCCGGAGAGAGATCGCCAACAGCAATGAGCGCCGACGCATGCAAAGCATCAACGCGGGCTTCCAGTCCTTGAAGACCCTCATCCCACACACGGACGGGGAGAAGCTCAGCAAG GCAGCCATCCTCCAGCAAACCGCCGAGTACATCTTCTCTTTGGAGCAGGAGAAGACACGGCTGCTGCAGCAGAATGCACAGCTCAAGAGGTTCATCCAG GAATTCAGTGGCTCCTCACCGAAGCGGCGACGAGCGGAGGACAAGGACGAGGGCATCGGCTCCCCGGACATCTGGGAGGATGAGAAGGCCGAGGACCTGCGCCGGGAGATGATAGAGCTCCGGCAGCAGCTGGACAAAGAGCGTTCCGTCCGCATGATGCTGGAGGAGCAG GTGCGTTCCCTGGAGGCCCACATGTACCCAGAGAAGCTTAAGGTGATCGCCCAACAAGTgcagctgcagcagcagcaggagcag CTCTTTCCGGGACAGAGCCCCCCGGCACCCACCCACCATCCCTCTGTGATTGTGCCCCCACCATCGCACCATGTGACAGTGGTCACCATGGGCCCCTCCTCCGTCATCAACGCGGTTTCCACCTCCCGACAGAACCTAGACACCATCGTGCAG GCCATCCAGCACATCGAGGGGACGCAGGAGAAGCCTCttctgggggaggaggaggaagaggaagagcggCGCCGGCGGAGGGCCGTAATCGTGGCCCGGTCTGGCTTGGACCCTTCCCTTTCAGACACGGCCTCTGACTCGGAAGTGGCAGCGGAGGAGGAAGAcaccgaggaggaggaagaggaggaggaggccatggAGCACAGCAAGGCCCCCGAGAGGAGGCcctga
- the LOC132782058 gene encoding sarcalumenin isoform X2: protein MRGLGLFCCCCVAPLFLLILASAERQVSALDAGTEDAAAHFPEASAWLPGDPSLAREEAELLDSGDAAGGGGGMAAAAPMPPGAGAPLHPESPEEEEGKRSPQAQGDTEAPASGLEGEGTPTRAGHGEEEEAHGLPPEEVASDEGEAQEKQGPSATDGQGAVPGQSREVSQASEDDLSGAAEERKPLSDPRPTEEDSQETEGQEGHKEDSEGKEGDPGSPDEEEEEEEEEEAKGANVPDANPEDEEGSKEEEGSKEEDEVSSEEEDEDEEGGEEGVADAAEDVSVEEADTSQAEEGEDEEEEEEEEGDVTPEAEEERSPEEDANEKEEQSVLTEGTGEQEVEEATNRSAPPLSVSRDQEGTPSGAAGASGSSSNGATDEEVPSGHHAQTSPAADGGPTDHSDPPAPREEAEEAVAESAKRDRSHIESTLKLKEEKPADDYSATLQRLRKIYHTSIKPLEQSYKYNELRQHEITDGEITSKPMVLFLGPWSVGKSTMINYLLGLDDTPYQLYTGAEPTTSEFTVIMHGPKLKTIEGIVMAADSARSFSPLEKFGQNFLEKLIGIEVPHKLLERVTFVDTPGIIENRKQQERGYPFNDVCQWFIDRADLIFVVFDPTKLDVGLELEMLFRQLKGRESQIRIILNKADSLATQELMRVYGALFWSLAPLINVTEPPRVYVSSFWPLDYHPDTHRELFLKEEISLLEDLNQVIENRLENKIAFIRQHAIRVRIHALLVDRYLQTYRDKMTFFSDGELVFKDIVEDPDKFYIFKSILAKTNVSKFDLPNREAYKDFFGINPINTFKLLAQQCSYMGGCFLEKIEKAITHELPDLLGSIGLGKKPSVLSCDTTGCGEAPKNRYKKH, encoded by the exons ATGAGGGGACTTGggctcttctgctgctgctgtgtggccccactcttcctcctcatccttgcTTCCGCAG AACGGCAAGTCTCTGCCCTGGATGCCGGCACAGAAGATGCGGCGGCCCACTTTCCCGAGGCGAGCGCCTGGTTACCTGGAGACCCAAGCctggcacgggaggaggcagaaCTGCTAGACTCTGGAGATGCTGCCGGCGGTGGGGGTGGAATGGCCGCCGCTGCCCCCATGCCCCCCGGAGCAGGGGCCCCTCTCCACCCAGAAAGcccggaagaggaggagggcaaaAGATCCCCCCAGGCCCAGGGTGACACGGAGGCCCCTGCCAGCGGCTTGGAAGGCGAAGGCACCCCTACAAGAGCTGGGcatggggaagaggaggaggctcaCGGCCTGCCCCCAGAAGAGGTGGCCTCAGATGAAGGGGAGGCCCAGGAGAAGCAGGGACCGTCAGCAACCGACGGACAAGGGGCCGTGCCAGGCCAAAGCAGAGAGGTGTCCCAGGCTTCAGAGGATGACCTCTCAGGAGCTGCAGAGGAGAGAAAGCCTCTGAGTGACCCCAGGCCCACAGAAGAGGACTCCCAGGAGACAGAGGGCCAGGAGGGACACAAGGAAGACAGTGAGGGCAAGGAGGGGGACCCTGGCTCtccagatgaggaggaggaggaggaggaggaggaggaagccaagGGGGCAAATGTGCCAGACGCCAACCCTGAGGATGAAGAGGGCTCTAAAGAAGAAGAGGGCTCTAAAGAAGAAGATGAGGTGTCAtctgaggaagaagatgaagacgaAGAGGGTGGAGAGGAAGGGGTGGCAGACGCAGCCGAGGATGTCTCTGTAGAGGAAGCAGACACTTCCCaggcagaggaaggagaagatgaggaggaagaggaggaggaggagggtgacgTTACCCCTGAAGCTGAAGAGGAAAGGTCCCCTGAGGAGGATGCTAATGAGAAAGAAGAGCAGTCAGTTCTAACGGAAGGCACAGGAGAACAAGAGGTGGAGGAGGCCACCAACAGATCTGCCCCACCACTCTCTGTCTCCCGGGACCAAGAGGGGACGCCCAGTGGGGCAGCAGGAGCATCTGGGTCTTCCAGCAATGGGGCTACAGATGAGGAGGTGCCCTCTGGACATCATGCCCAGACTTCTCCAGCTGCGGACGGTGGCCCTACAGACCACAGTGACCCCCCGGCACCAAGAG aggaggcggaggaggccgTGGCAGAGTCAGCTAAGCGGGACCGTTCTCACATTGAGAGCACCCTGAAGCTCAAGGAGGAGAAACCCGCGGACGACTACTCAG CCACCCTGCAGCGGCTCCGGAAGATCTACCACACATCCATCAAGCCCCTGGAGCAGTCTTACAAGTACAATGAACTGCGGCAGCATGAGATCACGG ATGGAGAGATTACTTCCAAGCCGATGGTGCTGTTCCTGGGACCATGGAGTGTTGGCAAATCCACCATGATCAACTACCTCCTGGGCCTGGATGATACTCCCTATCAGCTGTATACAG GGGCGGAGCCCACCACCTCAGAGTTCACCGTCATCATGCATGGTCCCAAGCTCAAGACCATCGAAGGAATTGTGATGGCAGCAGACAGCGCCCGCTCCTTCTCGCCTCTTGAAAAGTTTGGCCAGAACTTTCTGGAGAAGCTGATTGGGATTGAGGTCCCTCATAAGCTTTTGGAGAGGGTTACCTTTGTGGATACCCCAGGCATCATCGAGAACCGGAAGCAGCAGGAAAGAG GCTACCCGTTCAATGATGTCTGCCAATGGTTCATCGACAGAGCTGACCTCATCTTTGTGGTCTTTGACCCCACCAAGCTAGATGTGGGCCTTGAGCTGGAGATGCTCTTCCGCCAGCTGAAGGGACGGGAATCTCAGATCCGGATCATCCTGAACAAGGCAGACAGCCTGGCCACACAGGAGCTCATGCGTGTTTACGGAGCCCTGTTCTGGAGTCTGGCCCCGCTGATCAATGTCACAGAGCCTCCCCGGGTCTATGTCAGCTCCTTCTGGCCCCTGGACTACCACCCTGACACCCACAGAGAGCTTTTCCTGAAAGAGGAGATCTCCCTCCTGGAGGATTTGAACCAAGTGATTGAGAACAGGCTGGAGAACAAGATCGCCTTCATCCGCCAGCATGCCATCCGGGTTCGCATCCATGCGCTCCTCGTCGACCGCTACTTGCAAACATATAGGGATAAAATGACCTTCTTCAGTGATGGGGAGCTGGTGTTCAAGGACATTGTGGAGGATCCAGACAAGTTCTACATCTTCAAGTCCATCCTGGCGAAGACCAATGTCAGCAAGTTTGACCTCCCCAACCGTGAGGCATACAAGGACTTCTTTGGGATCAATCCCATCAACACTTTCAAGCTCCTGGCCCAGCAGTGCTCCTACATGGGAGGGTGTTTCCTGGAGAAGATTGAGAAGGCCATCACCCATGAGCTTCCAGACCTCCTGGGTAGCATTGGCCTGGGGAAGAAGCCCAGTGTCCTCTCCTGTGACACAACAGGCTGTGGCGAAGCCCCCAAGAACCGCTACAAGAAACATTAA
- the LOC132782058 gene encoding sarcalumenin isoform X1, with product MRGLGLFCCCCVAPLFLLILASAERQVSALDAGTEDAAAHFPEASAWLPGDPSLAREEAELLDSGDAAGGGGGMAAAAPMPPGAGAPLHPESPEEEEGKRSPQAQGDTEAPASGLEGEGTPTRAGHGEEEEAHGLPPEEVASDEGEAQEKQGPSATDGQGAVPGQSREVSQASEDDLSGAAEERKPLSDPRPTEEDSQETEGQEGHKEDSEGKEGDPGSPDEEEEEEEEEEAKGANVPDANPEDEEGSKEEEGSKEEDEVSSEEEDEDEEGGEEGVADAAEDVSVEEADTSQAEEGEDEEEEEEEEGDVTPEAEEERSPEEDANEKEEQSVLTEGTGEQEVEEATNRSAPPLSVSRDQEGTPSGAAGASGSSSNGATDEEVPSGHHAQTSPAADGGPTDHSDPPAPREEAEEAVAESAKRDRSHIESTLKLKEEKPADDYSATLQRLRKIYHTSIKPLEQSYKYNELRQHEITAYPGRTLGSSATDGEITSKPMVLFLGPWSVGKSTMINYLLGLDDTPYQLYTGAEPTTSEFTVIMHGPKLKTIEGIVMAADSARSFSPLEKFGQNFLEKLIGIEVPHKLLERVTFVDTPGIIENRKQQERGYPFNDVCQWFIDRADLIFVVFDPTKLDVGLELEMLFRQLKGRESQIRIILNKADSLATQELMRVYGALFWSLAPLINVTEPPRVYVSSFWPLDYHPDTHRELFLKEEISLLEDLNQVIENRLENKIAFIRQHAIRVRIHALLVDRYLQTYRDKMTFFSDGELVFKDIVEDPDKFYIFKSILAKTNVSKFDLPNREAYKDFFGINPINTFKLLAQQCSYMGGCFLEKIEKAITHELPDLLGSIGLGKKPSVLSCDTTGCGEAPKNRYKKH from the exons ATGAGGGGACTTGggctcttctgctgctgctgtgtggccccactcttcctcctcatccttgcTTCCGCAG AACGGCAAGTCTCTGCCCTGGATGCCGGCACAGAAGATGCGGCGGCCCACTTTCCCGAGGCGAGCGCCTGGTTACCTGGAGACCCAAGCctggcacgggaggaggcagaaCTGCTAGACTCTGGAGATGCTGCCGGCGGTGGGGGTGGAATGGCCGCCGCTGCCCCCATGCCCCCCGGAGCAGGGGCCCCTCTCCACCCAGAAAGcccggaagaggaggagggcaaaAGATCCCCCCAGGCCCAGGGTGACACGGAGGCCCCTGCCAGCGGCTTGGAAGGCGAAGGCACCCCTACAAGAGCTGGGcatggggaagaggaggaggctcaCGGCCTGCCCCCAGAAGAGGTGGCCTCAGATGAAGGGGAGGCCCAGGAGAAGCAGGGACCGTCAGCAACCGACGGACAAGGGGCCGTGCCAGGCCAAAGCAGAGAGGTGTCCCAGGCTTCAGAGGATGACCTCTCAGGAGCTGCAGAGGAGAGAAAGCCTCTGAGTGACCCCAGGCCCACAGAAGAGGACTCCCAGGAGACAGAGGGCCAGGAGGGACACAAGGAAGACAGTGAGGGCAAGGAGGGGGACCCTGGCTCtccagatgaggaggaggaggaggaggaggaggaggaagccaagGGGGCAAATGTGCCAGACGCCAACCCTGAGGATGAAGAGGGCTCTAAAGAAGAAGAGGGCTCTAAAGAAGAAGATGAGGTGTCAtctgaggaagaagatgaagacgaAGAGGGTGGAGAGGAAGGGGTGGCAGACGCAGCCGAGGATGTCTCTGTAGAGGAAGCAGACACTTCCCaggcagaggaaggagaagatgaggaggaagaggaggaggaggagggtgacgTTACCCCTGAAGCTGAAGAGGAAAGGTCCCCTGAGGAGGATGCTAATGAGAAAGAAGAGCAGTCAGTTCTAACGGAAGGCACAGGAGAACAAGAGGTGGAGGAGGCCACCAACAGATCTGCCCCACCACTCTCTGTCTCCCGGGACCAAGAGGGGACGCCCAGTGGGGCAGCAGGAGCATCTGGGTCTTCCAGCAATGGGGCTACAGATGAGGAGGTGCCCTCTGGACATCATGCCCAGACTTCTCCAGCTGCGGACGGTGGCCCTACAGACCACAGTGACCCCCCGGCACCAAGAG aggaggcggaggaggccgTGGCAGAGTCAGCTAAGCGGGACCGTTCTCACATTGAGAGCACCCTGAAGCTCAAGGAGGAGAAACCCGCGGACGACTACTCAG CCACCCTGCAGCGGCTCCGGAAGATCTACCACACATCCATCAAGCCCCTGGAGCAGTCTTACAAGTACAATGAACTGCGGCAGCATGAGATCACGG CTTACCCTGGACGCACCTTGGGCTCCTCAGCCACAG ATGGAGAGATTACTTCCAAGCCGATGGTGCTGTTCCTGGGACCATGGAGTGTTGGCAAATCCACCATGATCAACTACCTCCTGGGCCTGGATGATACTCCCTATCAGCTGTATACAG GGGCGGAGCCCACCACCTCAGAGTTCACCGTCATCATGCATGGTCCCAAGCTCAAGACCATCGAAGGAATTGTGATGGCAGCAGACAGCGCCCGCTCCTTCTCGCCTCTTGAAAAGTTTGGCCAGAACTTTCTGGAGAAGCTGATTGGGATTGAGGTCCCTCATAAGCTTTTGGAGAGGGTTACCTTTGTGGATACCCCAGGCATCATCGAGAACCGGAAGCAGCAGGAAAGAG GCTACCCGTTCAATGATGTCTGCCAATGGTTCATCGACAGAGCTGACCTCATCTTTGTGGTCTTTGACCCCACCAAGCTAGATGTGGGCCTTGAGCTGGAGATGCTCTTCCGCCAGCTGAAGGGACGGGAATCTCAGATCCGGATCATCCTGAACAAGGCAGACAGCCTGGCCACACAGGAGCTCATGCGTGTTTACGGAGCCCTGTTCTGGAGTCTGGCCCCGCTGATCAATGTCACAGAGCCTCCCCGGGTCTATGTCAGCTCCTTCTGGCCCCTGGACTACCACCCTGACACCCACAGAGAGCTTTTCCTGAAAGAGGAGATCTCCCTCCTGGAGGATTTGAACCAAGTGATTGAGAACAGGCTGGAGAACAAGATCGCCTTCATCCGCCAGCATGCCATCCGGGTTCGCATCCATGCGCTCCTCGTCGACCGCTACTTGCAAACATATAGGGATAAAATGACCTTCTTCAGTGATGGGGAGCTGGTGTTCAAGGACATTGTGGAGGATCCAGACAAGTTCTACATCTTCAAGTCCATCCTGGCGAAGACCAATGTCAGCAAGTTTGACCTCCCCAACCGTGAGGCATACAAGGACTTCTTTGGGATCAATCCCATCAACACTTTCAAGCTCCTGGCCCAGCAGTGCTCCTACATGGGAGGGTGTTTCCTGGAGAAGATTGAGAAGGCCATCACCCATGAGCTTCCAGACCTCCTGGGTAGCATTGGCCTGGGGAAGAAGCCCAGTGTCCTCTCCTGTGACACAACAGGCTGTGGCGAAGCCCCCAAGAACCGCTACAAGAAACATTAA
- the LOC132782058 gene encoding sarcalumenin isoform X3, giving the protein MRGLGLFCCCCVAPLFLLILASAEEAEEAVAESAKRDRSHIESTLKLKEEKPADDYSATLQRLRKIYHTSIKPLEQSYKYNELRQHEITDGEITSKPMVLFLGPWSVGKSTMINYLLGLDDTPYQLYTGAEPTTSEFTVIMHGPKLKTIEGIVMAADSARSFSPLEKFGQNFLEKLIGIEVPHKLLERVTFVDTPGIIENRKQQERGYPFNDVCQWFIDRADLIFVVFDPTKLDVGLELEMLFRQLKGRESQIRIILNKADSLATQELMRVYGALFWSLAPLINVTEPPRVYVSSFWPLDYHPDTHRELFLKEEISLLEDLNQVIENRLENKIAFIRQHAIRVRIHALLVDRYLQTYRDKMTFFSDGELVFKDIVEDPDKFYIFKSILAKTNVSKFDLPNREAYKDFFGINPINTFKLLAQQCSYMGGCFLEKIEKAITHELPDLLGSIGLGKKPSVLSCDTTGCGEAPKNRYKKH; this is encoded by the exons ATGAGGGGACTTGggctcttctgctgctgctgtgtggccccactcttcctcctcatccttgcTTCCGCAG aggaggcggaggaggccgTGGCAGAGTCAGCTAAGCGGGACCGTTCTCACATTGAGAGCACCCTGAAGCTCAAGGAGGAGAAACCCGCGGACGACTACTCAG CCACCCTGCAGCGGCTCCGGAAGATCTACCACACATCCATCAAGCCCCTGGAGCAGTCTTACAAGTACAATGAACTGCGGCAGCATGAGATCACGG ATGGAGAGATTACTTCCAAGCCGATGGTGCTGTTCCTGGGACCATGGAGTGTTGGCAAATCCACCATGATCAACTACCTCCTGGGCCTGGATGATACTCCCTATCAGCTGTATACAG GGGCGGAGCCCACCACCTCAGAGTTCACCGTCATCATGCATGGTCCCAAGCTCAAGACCATCGAAGGAATTGTGATGGCAGCAGACAGCGCCCGCTCCTTCTCGCCTCTTGAAAAGTTTGGCCAGAACTTTCTGGAGAAGCTGATTGGGATTGAGGTCCCTCATAAGCTTTTGGAGAGGGTTACCTTTGTGGATACCCCAGGCATCATCGAGAACCGGAAGCAGCAGGAAAGAG GCTACCCGTTCAATGATGTCTGCCAATGGTTCATCGACAGAGCTGACCTCATCTTTGTGGTCTTTGACCCCACCAAGCTAGATGTGGGCCTTGAGCTGGAGATGCTCTTCCGCCAGCTGAAGGGACGGGAATCTCAGATCCGGATCATCCTGAACAAGGCAGACAGCCTGGCCACACAGGAGCTCATGCGTGTTTACGGAGCCCTGTTCTGGAGTCTGGCCCCGCTGATCAATGTCACAGAGCCTCCCCGGGTCTATGTCAGCTCCTTCTGGCCCCTGGACTACCACCCTGACACCCACAGAGAGCTTTTCCTGAAAGAGGAGATCTCCCTCCTGGAGGATTTGAACCAAGTGATTGAGAACAGGCTGGAGAACAAGATCGCCTTCATCCGCCAGCATGCCATCCGGGTTCGCATCCATGCGCTCCTCGTCGACCGCTACTTGCAAACATATAGGGATAAAATGACCTTCTTCAGTGATGGGGAGCTGGTGTTCAAGGACATTGTGGAGGATCCAGACAAGTTCTACATCTTCAAGTCCATCCTGGCGAAGACCAATGTCAGCAAGTTTGACCTCCCCAACCGTGAGGCATACAAGGACTTCTTTGGGATCAATCCCATCAACACTTTCAAGCTCCTGGCCCAGCAGTGCTCCTACATGGGAGGGTGTTTCCTGGAGAAGATTGAGAAGGCCATCACCCATGAGCTTCCAGACCTCCTGGGTAGCATTGGCCTGGGGAAGAAGCCCAGTGTCCTCTCCTGTGACACAACAGGCTGTGGCGAAGCCCCCAAGAACCGCTACAAGAAACATTAA